The Paraburkholderia sp. FT54 genome includes a region encoding these proteins:
- the ggt gene encoding gamma-glutamyltransferase, translating to MTRFNWQNPYPTPRLPVFARNIVSTSHPLAAQAGLRMLWKGGNAIDAAIAAAAAITVVEPVSCGLGSDAFALVWDGAKLHGLNASGVSPAAWNVDYFKRKYGEENGLAKRPKRGWDAVTVPGVIAGWEALHQKFGTLPFADLMEPAIEIAERGHAVASVVAYKWAAAVPELRNQPGFADTFMPRGRAPEVSELVRFPAHAKTLRKLAEQGPRAYYEGEIAEQIAAFSRQGGGALTMDDLRNYRVDWVEPIGKDYRGHTVHEIPPNGQGIAALIALGILEQFDVGALPVDGIESQHLQIEAMKLAFADVYQYVADPRSMEVTPEQMLDDAYLKSRAKLIDPKRATQFDFGMPKAGGTIYMSVADERGMMVSFIQSNYMGFGSGIVVPDAGISLQNRGYGFSMDPKSANVVEGGKRPFHTIIPAFLTQQVNGQQEAVMSFGVMGGDMQPQGHLQSVVRMLDYGQQPQAACDAPRWKVNRDFTVDVESTLDGDTVRALEDLGHTIKSVDDPYMDFGSGQYIWKLDRNDPERGYVAASDTRRDGLAAGF from the coding sequence ATGACACGTTTCAATTGGCAAAACCCGTATCCAACACCCCGTTTGCCCGTGTTCGCGCGCAATATCGTTTCGACGTCTCACCCGCTTGCCGCACAAGCCGGCTTGCGGATGTTGTGGAAAGGCGGCAATGCCATCGATGCGGCGATTGCCGCGGCCGCGGCAATCACGGTCGTCGAACCGGTCTCGTGCGGCCTCGGCAGCGACGCGTTCGCGCTCGTCTGGGACGGCGCGAAGCTGCATGGGCTGAACGCGTCGGGCGTGTCGCCCGCCGCGTGGAATGTCGATTACTTCAAGCGTAAGTACGGCGAGGAAAACGGTCTCGCGAAGCGCCCCAAGCGCGGCTGGGATGCGGTGACGGTGCCCGGCGTGATCGCCGGCTGGGAAGCGCTGCATCAGAAATTCGGCACGCTGCCGTTCGCGGACCTGATGGAGCCGGCCATCGAAATCGCCGAGCGCGGGCACGCGGTGGCGAGCGTCGTTGCATACAAGTGGGCGGCGGCGGTGCCCGAGCTGAGGAACCAGCCAGGCTTCGCCGACACGTTCATGCCGCGCGGCCGCGCGCCGGAAGTGAGCGAACTGGTGCGCTTTCCCGCCCACGCTAAGACGCTGCGCAAGCTGGCCGAGCAGGGCCCGCGCGCGTACTACGAAGGCGAAATCGCCGAGCAGATCGCCGCGTTCTCGCGCCAGGGCGGCGGCGCGCTCACGATGGACGACCTGCGCAACTACCGCGTCGACTGGGTCGAGCCGATCGGCAAGGACTATCGCGGCCACACGGTGCACGAGATTCCGCCGAACGGCCAGGGCATTGCCGCGCTGATCGCGCTCGGCATTCTCGAGCAGTTCGACGTGGGCGCGCTGCCGGTTGACGGCATCGAATCGCAGCACCTGCAGATCGAAGCGATGAAGCTCGCGTTCGCCGACGTCTACCAGTACGTCGCCGATCCGCGTTCCATGGAAGTCACGCCCGAACAGATGCTCGACGACGCGTACCTGAAGTCGCGCGCGAAGTTGATCGATCCGAAGCGTGCCACGCAGTTCGATTTCGGCATGCCGAAGGCGGGTGGCACGATCTACATGTCGGTGGCTGACGAGCGCGGCATGATGGTGAGCTTCATTCAGTCGAACTACATGGGCTTCGGCTCGGGCATCGTCGTGCCGGACGCCGGCATTTCGTTGCAGAACCGCGGCTACGGGTTCTCGATGGATCCGAAGTCGGCGAACGTGGTCGAGGGCGGCAAGCGGCCGTTCCACACGATCATCCCGGCGTTCCTTACGCAGCAGGTGAACGGCCAGCAAGAAGCGGTGATGAGTTTCGGCGTGATGGGTGGCGACATGCAGCCGCAAGGTCATCTGCAGTCTGTCGTGCGCATGCTCGACTACGGCCAGCAGCCGCAGGCCGCGTGCGACGCGCCGCGCTGGAAGGTCAATCGCGACTTCACGGTCGACGTCGAGTCGACACTCGATGGGGACACGGTGCGCGCGCTCGAGGATCTCGGCCACACGATCAAATCGGTCGACGATCCGTACATGGACTTCGGCTCGGGCCAGTACATCTGGAAGCTCGATCGCAACGATCCGGAGCGCGGCTATGTGGCGGCAAGCGACACCCGGCGCGACGGACTGGCCGCCGGGTTCTGA
- a CDS encoding DUF3331 domain-containing protein has product MNAQPSTDSDIPSESESCHAPAFPALSSSHHLSSHQPDRLASAPDVQDAWTTTLAIIDPLFSSPDPMRNPPDLSGRSHLGGEPRNSRKSNGGDVRTYTVTVVEELSNALFALRWHDATLCNYEEQIWAPCLAPAAGRCALSGEPVSKGDPIYRPRIRGRFIPLNSDAVILASELIKASTRA; this is encoded by the coding sequence GTGAATGCTCAACCTAGTACGGATTCTGACATCCCATCAGAAAGTGAATCTTGCCATGCGCCTGCTTTCCCTGCGCTGTCCTCGTCCCATCACTTGTCATCGCATCAGCCGGACCGACTTGCTTCAGCGCCCGACGTTCAGGATGCGTGGACGACGACGCTCGCAATCATCGACCCGCTTTTTTCTTCGCCAGACCCGATGCGGAATCCTCCGGACCTGTCCGGTCGCTCCCACTTGGGCGGCGAGCCGCGCAATTCGCGTAAGTCGAACGGTGGTGACGTGCGCACCTACACCGTGACGGTCGTGGAGGAATTGTCGAATGCGCTCTTCGCTTTGCGCTGGCATGACGCGACGCTTTGCAACTACGAGGAGCAAATCTGGGCACCATGTCTCGCTCCCGCCGCGGGGCGTTGCGCCCTGTCGGGCGAGCCTGTCAGCAAGGGCGATCCGATATACCGTCCCCGAATCCGCGGACGGTTCATACCACTTAACAGCGATGCGGTGATTCTGGCCAGCGAGCTGATCAAAGCCAGCACACGTGCGTGA
- a CDS encoding response regulator — translation MTTRPTRQTTDKSEATDGSVIYVVDDDEGIRRALDLLMRSVGLRVETFESPDEFLRFPHSAGPSCLILDVRLRGKSGMAFHQEIVNSGIRIPVVFMTGHGDIEMGVKAMKAGALDFFVKPFKDQDMLDAVAQALARDSERLAAEAALAGLRAAYESLSPREKEVMGFVLSGLLNKQIASEMNLSEITVKVHRGQVMRKMNARSMPDLVRKAESLGIKPCLPDGRRG, via the coding sequence ATGACTACCAGACCGACCCGCCAGACAACGGATAAATCCGAAGCAACTGACGGTTCCGTTATCTACGTCGTCGACGACGACGAAGGAATCCGTCGGGCCCTTGACTTGCTTATGCGCTCCGTAGGCTTGCGCGTCGAGACTTTCGAGTCCCCGGACGAGTTTCTGCGGTTTCCTCACTCCGCGGGACCGAGCTGCCTCATCCTGGACGTGCGACTGCGCGGGAAAAGCGGCATGGCTTTTCACCAGGAAATCGTCAATAGCGGCATACGCATTCCCGTCGTGTTCATGACCGGTCATGGAGACATCGAGATGGGGGTGAAGGCGATGAAGGCTGGCGCGCTCGATTTCTTTGTGAAGCCATTCAAAGACCAGGACATGCTCGACGCCGTTGCTCAGGCGTTGGCGCGAGACAGCGAGCGCCTCGCGGCAGAAGCCGCATTGGCCGGTCTGCGCGCTGCGTACGAGTCTCTTTCGCCGCGCGAGAAAGAGGTGATGGGCTTTGTCTTGTCCGGCCTGCTGAACAAGCAGATTGCCTCTGAGATGAACTTGAGCGAGATCACAGTCAAGGTCCATCGTGGACAGGTCATGCGAAAAATGAACGCGCGCTCGATGCCGGACCTTGTCCGCAAGGCCGAATCGCTTGGTATCAAGCCCTGTCTCCCGGACGGCCGTCGTGGTTGA
- a CDS encoding response regulator, with product MSSQFISVVDDDEGARVATASLVRSLGWQARVFASAEEFLESGLIGETSCLISDIRMPGLSGIDLHDRLLVLGYAIPIIFTTGFPTAALEAKIQARGAPPFLEKPVDATTIERLLDLALGRP from the coding sequence GTGTCTTCTCAATTTATTTCCGTCGTCGATGACGATGAGGGTGCCCGGGTAGCGACCGCGAGTCTGGTTCGTTCGCTCGGGTGGCAGGCACGAGTGTTTGCATCGGCGGAAGAATTTCTGGAATCAGGGCTGATCGGCGAAACGTCATGCCTGATTTCGGATATACGGATGCCGGGCTTGTCCGGAATCGACCTGCACGACCGCCTGCTGGTCCTTGGGTACGCAATTCCGATCATTTTCACCACGGGATTCCCGACTGCCGCGCTTGAGGCCAAAATCCAGGCCAGAGGCGCCCCCCCTTTCCTCGAAAAGCCCGTGGATGCCACCACTATCGAGCGCTTGCTCGATCTTGCGCTGGGTCGGCCATAG
- a CDS encoding NAD(P)-dependent oxidoreductase, whose amino-acid sequence MLRDKLCPDQTVMNQSASKPAVGFIGLGIMGASMAARLAAAGYPLHVYNRTRAKAEPLIAAGASWHATPKALAEASDVVITIVGMPDDVRALYLGDDGLIVNARRDAVLIDMTTSSPQLAEELAAHAATRGVHMLDAPVSGGDVGAREGRLSIMVGGAADALARVEPMLRCLGTNIVLQGGPGAGQHTKLCNQIVIASTMLGVCEGLAYAHSAGLDSQTVLSAIGGGAAGGFQLNNLGPRIAKGDFAPGFFIEHFIKDMRIAHEEATHMGRELPGLDLVRSLYQKLAEQGFTRNGTQALFKLYER is encoded by the coding sequence CTGCTGCGCGACAAACTCTGTCCGGATCAAACAGTCATGAATCAATCTGCAAGCAAACCCGCTGTCGGCTTTATCGGCCTCGGCATCATGGGCGCGTCGATGGCGGCGCGGCTTGCCGCGGCCGGCTATCCGCTGCACGTCTATAACCGTACCCGTGCGAAGGCTGAGCCGCTCATCGCGGCGGGTGCATCCTGGCATGCCACCCCGAAGGCGCTCGCTGAAGCATCCGACGTGGTCATCACGATCGTCGGCATGCCGGACGACGTCCGCGCGCTGTACCTCGGCGACGACGGTCTGATCGTGAACGCGCGACGCGATGCCGTGCTGATCGATATGACGACTTCGAGCCCGCAACTGGCCGAGGAACTGGCCGCGCACGCTGCAACTCGCGGCGTGCACATGCTGGACGCGCCGGTTTCGGGCGGCGATGTCGGCGCGCGCGAGGGACGGCTGTCTATCATGGTGGGCGGCGCGGCCGACGCGCTCGCACGCGTCGAGCCGATGCTGCGCTGCCTCGGCACGAACATCGTGCTGCAAGGCGGACCGGGCGCGGGTCAGCACACCAAGCTGTGCAATCAGATCGTGATCGCGTCGACGATGCTGGGCGTGTGCGAAGGACTGGCCTATGCGCATAGCGCCGGACTGGATTCGCAGACCGTATTGAGCGCGATCGGCGGCGGCGCGGCTGGTGGCTTTCAGTTGAATAACCTGGGGCCGCGCATCGCCAAAGGCGATTTCGCGCCCGGCTTCTTTATCGAGCATTTCATCAAGGACATGCGGATTGCGCATGAGGAAGCCACTCACATGGGACGTGAGTTGCCGGGTCTGGATCTGGTGCGCAGCCTTTATCAGAAACTCGCTGAGCAAGGCTTCACGCGCAACGGCACCCAGGCGCTGTTCAAACTTTACGAGCGCTGA
- a CDS encoding ABC transporter permease, with amino-acid sequence MATPATPVRASAAASQTTVLPRRKRRGITKFMRNRAAVFGAALVLLIVLMAVFAPWLSHYDPVQASFMTVRQAPSAVHWFGTDELGRDVLSRLLWGARASLLAGVVSVCIAVVIGVPLGLLAGYFGKLVDGVISRIADALLSIPFLILAIALAAFLGPSLTNAMTAIGISAMPRFVRLTRGQAITVKAEEYVEGARAIGLGHARIIVRYILPNVLPPIIVQASLTIATAIIAEASLSFLGLGQLPPAPSWGSMLNTAKDFVSQAPWMSIFPGIAIFLAVLGFNLLGDGLRDALDPRES; translated from the coding sequence ATGGCTACCCCCGCCACCCCCGTTCGCGCGTCGGCCGCTGCGTCGCAGACGACCGTACTGCCGCGCCGCAAGCGCCGCGGAATCACGAAGTTCATGCGCAATCGCGCCGCCGTGTTCGGCGCGGCGCTCGTGCTGCTCATCGTCTTGATGGCGGTGTTCGCGCCCTGGCTGTCACATTACGACCCGGTGCAGGCCAGCTTCATGACTGTGCGGCAGGCGCCTTCGGCCGTGCACTGGTTCGGCACCGACGAACTCGGCCGCGACGTGCTGAGCCGTCTGCTGTGGGGCGCGCGCGCGTCACTGCTGGCGGGCGTCGTGTCGGTCTGCATCGCGGTCGTGATCGGCGTGCCGCTCGGCTTGCTGGCCGGCTATTTCGGCAAGCTCGTCGACGGAGTGATCTCGCGAATCGCCGATGCGTTGCTGTCCATTCCGTTCCTGATCCTCGCCATCGCGCTCGCCGCGTTTCTCGGCCCGAGCCTGACCAACGCGATGACCGCGATCGGCATCTCCGCGATGCCGCGCTTCGTCCGGCTCACGCGCGGCCAGGCGATCACCGTAAAGGCCGAGGAATACGTCGAAGGCGCGCGGGCAATCGGCCTCGGCCACGCACGGATCATCGTGCGGTACATCCTGCCGAACGTGCTGCCGCCGATCATCGTGCAAGCAAGCCTGACGATCGCGACTGCGATCATCGCCGAAGCGAGCCTGTCGTTCCTCGGGCTCGGCCAATTGCCGCCGGCGCCGTCGTGGGGTTCGATGCTCAACACCGCGAAGGATTTTGTCAGTCAGGCGCCGTGGATGTCGATTTTCCCCGGCATCGCGATCTTTCTGGCTGTACTCGGTTTTAACCTGCTCGGCGACGGTCTGCGCGATGCGCTCGATCCGCGCGAGTCGTAA
- a CDS encoding AAA family ATPase, which yields MTAGSALYRARRLTDGKPVLLKLLPEDAGTVQSARFKREYLLLQTLKIAGVARPLTLIDDRGRLVLVLEDFSGESLETELCRSPRPDLLRCLTIAHHLADALVGIDAAHIIHRDLRPANILVAPETGHVLLVDFSLATTHAHTVSPEDVVVSVGEWAYMSPEQTGRMNRPVDYRTDCYSMGVLLYRLLTGQLPFQASDPLEWTHCHIARMPPPPCDIVPTVPQPVSDIVMKLLAKLPEDRYQSMRGVQSDLDRCLAQWRAAGRIEPFRLGTDDLSDRFQIPHRLYGRDQESNALLGVFELMTATGRAALATVSGYSGIGKSSLVDALRKPIVTKHGYFISGKFDQYQRDIPYATLTQAFGELVQQLLAESAARIAGWRQRLQAAVGVNGRLILDVLPKVELIIGAQPPVPALPPTEAQNRFRLVFRQFVTVFTSKAHPLVLFLDDLQWIDAASLALVEHLLTHPDTCYLLLIGAYRDNEVSAAHPLMKSLDAIHQSGTAMIDIQLAPLSVAHLNQLVADTLHAPPASCEPLTRLICERTERNPFFFIQFLDALHKEGLLRRDVQIHAWQWDLEQIKAKDFADNVVDLMLGKLRQLPIPAQEALQLAACLGNKFDLRILALVSGQAEVEQHLAPAVRENLILRTHGSGKFLHDRIQQAAYSLIPEERRSEVHLRIGRVLLSNMTADELADHLFDVANQFNRGAALITVQQERERVAELNLTAGLRAKAATAYASALAYFTAGDALVTEDGTDRHAALTFSLGFQRAECEFLNSYLTTAEQRLSMLSNRAANLIDKAAVACLRMALYMNAGQADRAVEVSLEYLRAVGVTWSAHPRKEEVQQEYEKLWQRMGNRSIEQLLELPLMTDPVCRATLDVLTAVQPPAHATDMNLYCLVAGRMANLSLEHGNSDGSGFAYVMLGMTLGPQFGDYRAGLRFGKLGVDLVEKYRMDRFKARVYACFGAFIVPWTSHIRSGRAILRLAFDTANQTGDLTFSGYCGNNLITNLLASGDPLGDVQREAESGLAFARKMRFEFVADVMTAQLRLIIGLRGLTPDFGSFNDAAFDEDRFERHLGADPGLALVTCWYWIRKLQARFHAGDYTGAIAAASNAERLLWTSPFCFEVAEYHFYDALAHAAHCDSVSADERPRHLKALSDHHQRFEMWASNCPENFAGRAALIAAEIARLEARDFDSMRLYEQAIQAAREHHFVQNEAIAYECASAFYRTRGFETIADTYMRKARDCFARWGADGKVKQIDARAPQLREEPASSAASAFGNVEQLDLLSVTKASQAISGQIVLEDLVDTLMHILLENAGAQTGHLLLARNESLVLAAEASVEQQTIQVRRHLRQTLPAQALPESSIRESVLPASIINYVRRCEERVLLADAMQPNPFAADDYFARRQPKSVLCLPIMRRSALIGLLYLENNLATHAFPPERVTVLELLASQAAISLENALLYADLRRENSERKLAEEELRVREARIRRLVESNIIGVFFWNLAGIATDANDAFLRIVGYSREDLLSGDVQWATMTPPEYRAADARALEELRQRGSSQPYEKEYIRKDGGRIPVLVGGALMAGSEENGVAFVLDLTEQKAAEAELAARRTAAKRAEEQLQALQVELAHATRVTTLGELSASIAHEVGQPLGAIVTSGEACLRWLGHKEPQPEEVRACVQHMIGEGRRASEIVRRIRTLTRKATPHKTQLQLNDVINDVVALVQREVLNHRVSLRLELASGLPPLLGDRVQLQQVLINLVINGIQAMTDIGDNSRELLIESHRDSDGHVIVAVQDSGPGIDPKDTNRLFDAFYTTKADGMGMGLSICRSIIEAHGGEVWASNNAGHGAIFQLSLPSIGGAP from the coding sequence ATGACCGCGGGCTCAGCCCTCTATCGTGCCCGCCGCCTGACGGATGGGAAGCCGGTGCTGCTGAAGCTCCTTCCCGAAGACGCCGGCACAGTCCAATCCGCCCGTTTCAAACGCGAATACCTGCTCCTTCAAACGTTGAAAATCGCTGGCGTCGCCAGGCCGCTAACCTTGATCGATGACCGCGGGCGCCTCGTGCTGGTGCTGGAAGACTTCTCAGGCGAGTCGCTCGAGACCGAGTTGTGCCGCAGCCCGCGCCCGGACCTGCTTCGCTGCCTGACTATCGCCCATCACCTCGCCGATGCATTGGTGGGCATCGATGCCGCCCACATCATCCACCGGGATCTACGGCCGGCCAATATTCTGGTCGCGCCGGAAACCGGCCATGTTCTGCTGGTGGATTTCAGCCTCGCGACGACCCATGCACACACCGTCTCGCCAGAGGACGTTGTCGTATCCGTGGGCGAGTGGGCGTATATGTCCCCCGAGCAAACCGGCCGCATGAATCGTCCCGTGGATTACCGGACCGATTGCTATTCGATGGGCGTGTTGCTCTATCGCCTGCTGACCGGTCAGTTGCCGTTCCAGGCGAGCGATCCGCTGGAATGGACACATTGCCATATCGCCCGCATGCCACCGCCGCCGTGCGATATCGTACCCACGGTGCCGCAACCGGTGTCGGACATCGTCATGAAGCTGTTGGCCAAACTACCGGAGGATCGTTATCAAAGCATGCGTGGCGTGCAGTCCGATCTTGACCGCTGTCTGGCGCAGTGGCGCGCCGCCGGCCGGATCGAGCCGTTCCGGCTCGGCACGGACGATCTATCGGATCGCTTCCAGATTCCACACAGACTGTACGGGCGCGATCAGGAATCGAACGCGCTCCTCGGTGTATTCGAACTCATGACGGCCACCGGCCGGGCGGCGCTTGCCACTGTGTCCGGGTACTCGGGCATCGGCAAGTCCTCGCTGGTCGACGCCTTGCGCAAGCCGATTGTCACGAAGCATGGCTACTTCATTTCAGGCAAGTTCGATCAGTACCAGCGCGACATTCCCTATGCCACCCTGACGCAAGCGTTTGGCGAGTTGGTGCAGCAATTGCTGGCCGAAAGCGCGGCACGCATCGCCGGCTGGCGGCAACGACTGCAGGCCGCGGTCGGTGTCAATGGCCGGCTCATTCTCGATGTGCTGCCCAAAGTCGAGCTGATCATCGGCGCGCAGCCTCCGGTACCGGCGCTGCCGCCAACGGAGGCTCAGAACCGGTTTCGCCTGGTCTTCCGGCAATTCGTCACCGTGTTCACGAGCAAGGCACACCCGCTGGTCCTCTTCCTGGATGACCTGCAGTGGATCGACGCAGCCAGCCTGGCGCTCGTCGAACACCTGCTCACCCACCCGGACACCTGCTATCTGCTGCTGATCGGCGCCTATCGCGACAACGAAGTGAGCGCAGCGCATCCGCTTATGAAGAGCCTCGATGCGATCCATCAAAGCGGCACCGCGATGATCGACATCCAGCTCGCGCCGTTGTCCGTCGCGCATCTGAACCAGTTGGTGGCCGACACGCTGCATGCACCTCCCGCGTCGTGCGAGCCGCTCACACGCCTCATCTGCGAACGCACCGAGCGCAACCCGTTCTTCTTTATCCAGTTCCTGGATGCGCTGCACAAGGAGGGGTTGCTTCGGCGTGATGTACAGATTCACGCATGGCAATGGGACCTGGAACAGATCAAGGCGAAAGACTTTGCCGACAACGTCGTCGACCTGATGCTGGGCAAGTTACGGCAACTGCCGATCCCCGCACAGGAAGCGCTGCAGTTGGCCGCTTGCCTCGGCAACAAGTTCGACCTGCGAATTCTCGCGCTGGTCAGCGGCCAGGCCGAGGTTGAGCAACACCTCGCGCCTGCGGTGCGCGAAAATCTGATCTTGCGCACCCACGGCAGCGGTAAGTTTCTGCACGACCGGATCCAGCAAGCGGCTTATTCACTGATTCCCGAAGAACGCCGCAGTGAAGTACACCTGCGCATTGGCCGCGTGCTCCTCTCGAACATGACGGCCGACGAACTCGCCGACCATCTGTTCGATGTGGCGAACCAGTTCAATCGGGGCGCCGCGCTGATCACGGTGCAGCAAGAGCGCGAGCGCGTGGCTGAACTCAATCTCACGGCTGGCCTGCGTGCCAAGGCAGCGACGGCCTACGCATCGGCACTCGCCTACTTCACCGCCGGAGACGCACTGGTGACAGAGGATGGCACCGACCGGCACGCTGCGCTCACGTTCTCGCTCGGCTTTCAGCGTGCCGAATGCGAATTCCTGAACAGCTACCTGACGACGGCGGAACAACGGCTGTCGATGCTTTCAAACCGCGCCGCAAACCTCATCGATAAAGCCGCCGTGGCGTGCCTGCGCATGGCCCTTTATATGAACGCGGGGCAAGCCGACCGCGCCGTTGAAGTCAGCCTCGAATATCTCCGTGCCGTCGGCGTCACGTGGTCGGCGCACCCGAGGAAGGAGGAGGTGCAGCAGGAGTACGAGAAATTGTGGCAACGGATGGGCAACCGCTCGATCGAGCAGCTCCTCGAGTTGCCTTTGATGACCGATCCCGTCTGCCGTGCTACCCTCGACGTGCTAACAGCCGTCCAGCCGCCCGCGCATGCCACCGACATGAACCTGTATTGCCTCGTCGCCGGCCGTATGGCGAATCTGAGCCTCGAACATGGGAACAGCGATGGATCGGGATTCGCCTACGTCATGCTCGGCATGACCCTCGGTCCGCAATTCGGCGATTACCGCGCCGGGCTCCGGTTCGGCAAGCTCGGCGTCGATCTCGTTGAGAAGTACCGCATGGATCGCTTCAAAGCCCGCGTCTACGCGTGCTTTGGTGCCTTCATCGTTCCCTGGACGTCGCACATACGGTCGGGCCGCGCCATACTGCGGCTCGCCTTTGACACGGCCAACCAAACCGGCGACCTCACGTTTTCGGGCTACTGCGGCAACAACCTGATCACCAATCTTCTAGCGTCCGGAGATCCACTCGGCGATGTGCAGCGAGAAGCCGAAAGCGGCCTCGCGTTCGCACGCAAGATGCGGTTCGAATTTGTCGCCGACGTCATGACTGCGCAACTCAGGCTGATCATTGGACTCCGCGGTCTGACGCCCGATTTCGGCTCCTTCAACGATGCTGCGTTCGACGAAGACCGCTTCGAGCGGCATCTGGGCGCAGATCCGGGGCTCGCACTTGTGACTTGCTGGTATTGGATTCGCAAGTTGCAAGCGCGTTTCCATGCGGGTGACTACACTGGCGCCATCGCGGCGGCATCGAATGCTGAGCGGTTGCTGTGGACGTCGCCATTCTGTTTCGAGGTGGCGGAATATCATTTCTATGACGCACTGGCGCACGCGGCGCACTGCGATTCGGTATCGGCTGACGAACGACCCAGGCACCTGAAGGCGTTGTCCGATCACCATCAACGGTTCGAGATGTGGGCTAGCAATTGCCCCGAGAATTTTGCGGGCCGCGCCGCGTTGATAGCCGCGGAGATCGCTCGTCTCGAAGCTCGCGACTTTGATTCCATGCGGCTTTACGAACAGGCCATTCAAGCGGCACGCGAGCACCACTTCGTGCAAAACGAGGCAATCGCTTATGAGTGCGCGTCGGCGTTCTACCGGACGCGTGGCTTCGAGACAATTGCCGACACCTACATGCGAAAGGCGCGTGACTGCTTTGCGCGCTGGGGCGCCGACGGCAAGGTCAAACAGATCGACGCGCGCGCGCCGCAACTGCGCGAAGAGCCGGCTTCATCGGCGGCCAGTGCGTTCGGCAACGTCGAGCAACTGGATCTGCTGTCGGTCACCAAGGCCTCACAGGCCATCTCTGGCCAGATCGTGCTGGAGGATCTGGTCGACACGCTGATGCACATCCTGCTTGAAAATGCCGGGGCGCAGACCGGCCATTTGCTGCTCGCACGCAACGAGAGCCTGGTCCTCGCGGCCGAAGCGAGCGTCGAGCAGCAGACGATCCAGGTACGACGGCATCTGCGCCAGACGCTGCCCGCGCAGGCGTTGCCGGAATCGTCCATACGCGAGTCTGTGCTGCCCGCGTCCATCATCAATTACGTGCGGCGCTGCGAGGAGCGGGTATTGCTGGCCGATGCGATGCAGCCGAATCCCTTTGCAGCAGATGATTACTTTGCCCGCCGGCAACCCAAGTCGGTGTTGTGCCTGCCGATCATGCGGCGCTCTGCGTTGATCGGCCTGTTGTATCTGGAGAACAACCTGGCCACGCATGCTTTCCCGCCCGAACGCGTGACCGTGCTGGAACTGCTGGCCTCCCAGGCGGCGATCTCGCTGGAGAACGCGCTGCTCTACGCCGACCTGCGGCGCGAGAACAGCGAGCGCAAGCTGGCCGAGGAGGAGCTACGCGTGCGCGAAGCACGCATCCGGCGGCTGGTCGAGTCGAACATCATCGGCGTGTTCTTCTGGAACCTGGCCGGTATCGCCACCGACGCGAACGACGCGTTTCTCCGGATCGTAGGTTATTCGCGAGAAGATCTGCTGTCCGGCGATGTCCAATGGGCCACCATGACGCCTCCGGAATATCGCGCCGCCGATGCGCGGGCGCTTGAAGAACTACGGCAGCGCGGCAGTTCGCAGCCCTATGAGAAGGAATATATCCGCAAGGACGGCGGTCGCATCCCGGTTCTGGTCGGCGGCGCGCTAATGGCGGGCTCGGAGGAAAACGGCGTGGCGTTCGTGCTCGACCTGACCGAACAGAAGGCGGCCGAGGCCGAACTGGCAGCGCGGCGCACCGCGGCCAAACGAGCTGAGGAGCAGTTGCAGGCGTTGCAAGTTGAACTGGCCCATGCCACTCGCGTAACAACGCTCGGGGAACTGAGTGCCTCCATCGCCCACGAAGTGGGCCAGCCGCTCGGCGCGATCGTGACCAGTGGCGAAGCCTGCCTGCGATGGCTCGGCCACAAGGAGCCGCAGCCGGAAGAGGTGCGGGCCTGTGTGCAGCACATGATCGGCGAAGGCAGGCGCGCGAGCGAAATTGTCCGGCGTATCCGCACGCTCACCAGGAAGGCAACGCCGCATAAAACGCAACTGCAACTCAACGATGTGATCAACGATGTCGTAGCCCTGGTTCAGCGAGAAGTCCTGAATCACCGCGTTTCGTTGCGGCTCGAGCTTGCCTCAGGGTTGCCTCCGCTGCTCGGCGATCGGGTCCAGCTTCAGCAAGTGCTCATCAATCTGGTCATAAACGGTATCCAGGCGATGACTGACATCGGCGACAACTCGCGTGAACTCCTGATCGAGTCCCATCGGGATAGCGATGGGCACGTGATCGTTGCCGTGCAGGACTCGGGGCCGGGCATCGATCCGAAAGACACAAATCGGCTGTTCGACGCGTTTTACACCACGAAGGCCGACGGAATGGGCATGGGATTGTCGATCTGCCGTTCGATCATCGAAGCCCACGGAGGCGAGGTGTGGGCGTCTAACAATGCCGGGCATGGGGCCATCTTCCAGCTTAGCCTGCCTTCGATTGGCGGCGCGCCCTGA